A section of the Echeneis naucrates chromosome 12, fEcheNa1.1, whole genome shotgun sequence genome encodes:
- the map1b gene encoding microtubule-associated protein 1B isoform X1 — protein MATLVQSADMETLGGQSNTGPSSTSSGPSQHFNDGKFYLLVVIGEIVAEDHLKCAIADIEKGIRSWDTNLIDCNLDQELKLFVSRHSARFSADVKGQRILHHKSNVLETVVLINPSDEAVSTEVRLMISDTARHKLLVLSGQCSENTGELILQSGSFSFFNFIDIFTDQEIGELLSTIHPANKANLTLFCPEQGDWKNSNLDKHNLQDFINMKLNSTLILPEMEGLSEFTEYLSESVEIPSPFDMLEPPTSGGFLKLSKPCCYIFPGGRGDSALFAVNGFNMLINGGSDRRSCFWKLVRHLDRVDSILLTHIGDDNLPGINSMLQRKIAELEEEQSQGSTANSDWVKNMISPDIGVVFVNLPENLENPEPNFRVRKNVEEAAFTQQFLTKLNLRIEPLERPVGNTIEPIILFQKMGVGKLEMYVLNPSKNSKEMQHFMKQWTGSEKDTTSILLPNGKESEFPVSYLTSISSLIVWHPANPSDKVVRVLFPGNATQHHIFEGLEKLKHLDFLKQAVVTQKILSSSMPSTPTLKQAKMKHRTDSKESLKSTPKPSPSKNIRKESKEEAPEKAKAEAESAHEKTQKTEKKEKVPLKKEKTKAHEKESKAKPEQTGQSETPEKKKSEIKPKAEKEKIIKKETKTSVDKKREIKREVTKKDDTHKQESKKDEKVKKDEAKKGIKKDIRRDSPMKEKKEEKKEQKKDVKKLSKDIKKTSEEKNLSPKPKPLKKDDTSKKDAGTPSKLKEKGKPKDTKKEAKVDSSKVAASAAVVVEDPEAERSLMSTPEDLTKDFEELKAEELLEDDATVQQNQEETAMIHHEEIIQTKESPEALESVDEGITTTEAEGDSEGDRRQTPDEQILKGKLNGSEKFEDEGTVMEETSEGGDYEEKAETEEVYEPQRMESEKDKLTPTEEDIQGEVKPEDGPEDSDDVTNKNVEDQLTSERQTEKQNLFLSASPKVSSPVTPAASIHDQMHPIGFETSTASDDENRDEVPEDYTVTSGYTQSTIEISSVPTPMDEMLTPRDIMSDETTNDETESPPQDGDKFEIPAPGEYDRKKLSPLHGMAGSDHSRSDATEGQDYTHSASTISPPSSLAEDKLCKDFPAKYNADKSSLNLADTTSPLIRSPSVDRKDTFDSPTLFAAPIELSTTLAGSTRARTDSFISPDDKTLEGANSPQSSGHTPYYQSPVDEKAAGIPPVSEDEAQGPIIVEVTSDKEDSSTRVTPEPDEPILESSSPVEKVMSPPKSPTPTEPDSPTKKEKSLFDVDHKKTGENGHSLFTSAPITKHESDTNPFTAFKEESKMSISEGTTSDKSGTPLEEVVAEDTFSHLASASTASLATSSLPEPTTDSPSLHAEVGSPHSTEVDDSLSVSVVQTPTTFHEAEGSPSKEDSPRPMSISPDISPKSKSRTQMQEAKSPEHSTMSIEFGQESPDHSLALDFSKQSPEHPSAGGSSRATENGPTEVDYSPSDGTDLRPLGEFSSTVEKPLLFEETDSARATSATPSDASQSTPSVTTPCQMTDMPHVAEQADKSPVTPKASSLTHSPHSREPSPVLGSPLAKDGTGPISPTVESILNECDTQQRYDKSPSPLKATSPSSSFAFTKEEKLSPAKETNPFKCEDYMLEAKSPVSPKVPSPPHLPLSADLFNCNSACGSRDPDSTKRSPSAPSKTDVDLCLVTSCEYRHPKTELSPSFINPNPLEYFLSEENALSEEKPLAKLGGGPPPPGGKLFTKQCDETPPTSISESAPSQTDSDVPPGTEECPSITADANIDSEDDSETLPTDRTLTYRHADPPPVAFRDSAPSSGHHDVCMVDPEALKAEENLHNANTDAGEKTKKKKLSKKTSSPARKTGLSKVKDTKTASPKKSIGEGKDAKNATNTSASRGVKSATSGIGKASGGASLPNCPPMYMDLVYVPNHCSAKNVDAEFFKRVRSSYYVVSGNDQTAQEPNRAVLDALLEGKAQWGNNMQVTLIPTHDTDVMREWYQETHDKQQELNIMVLASSSTVVMQDESFPACKIEM, from the exons ATGGCCACCTTGGTACAATCTGCCGACATGGAGACTTTAGGAGGCCAAAGCAACACCGGGCCATCTTCCACTTCCTCCGGCCCGTCGCAGCACTTCAACGACGGCAAATTCTACCTGCTGGTGGTGATTGGGGAGATCGTAGCGGAGGATCACCTCAAGTGTGCCATTGCGGACATAGAGAAAG GGATCCGCTCATGGGACACCAACCTTATTGACTGTAACCTGGACCAGGAACTCAAGCTGTTCGTCTCCAGACACTCGGCTCGTTTTTCTGCAGATGTCAAAG GGCAGAGAATTCTTCACCATAAAAGTAATGTCCTGGAGACGGTGGTACTTATCAACCCTTCCGATGAAGCAGTCAGTACAGAG GTTCGTCTGATGATCTCAGACACTGCCAGACACAAGCTGCTGGTTCTCTCGGGGCAATGCTCTGAAAATACTGGGGAGCTCATTCTTCAGTCTGGatccttctctttcttcaaTTTCATAGACATATTCACTGACCAAGAG ATTGGTGAATTGCTCAGCACCATTCATCCAGCAAACAAAGCCAACCTTACACTTTTCTGCCCAGAACAAGGCGACTGGAAAAACTCCAACTTGGACAAACACAATCTGCAGGACTTCATTAACATGAAACTAAACTCCACTCTCATCCTTCCTGAAATGGAGGGCCTCTCAGAGTTCACGGAGTATTTATCCGAATCAGTCGAGATTCCATCCCCATTTGACATGTTAGAACCACCAACCTCCGGGGGTTTCCTCAAACTGTCCAAACCATGTTGTTACATTTTCCCCGGTGGTCGTGGTGACTCTGCTCTCTTTGCTGTAAATGGCTTCAACATGCTCATTAACGGCGGCTCAGACAGGAGATCATGCTTCTGGAAGCTGGTGAGACATTTGGACCGGGTGGACTCCATCCTCCTAACCCACATCGGGGACGACAACCTACCAGGCATCAATAGCATGCTGCAAAGAAAGATTGCAGAGCTTGAGGAGGAACAGTCACAGGGTTCGACAGCAAACAGTGACTGGGTGAAGAACATGATTTCTCCTGATAttggtgttgtgtttgtcaaTCTTCCGGAAAACCTGGAGAACCCAGAACCCAATTTTAGAGTGCGCAAGAACGTTGAGGAGGCAGCATTCACCCAGCAGTTCCTCACTAAACTAAATTTGAGGATAGAGCCTTTGGAGAGGCCTGTTGGAAACACTATAGAACCAATCATACTTTTTCAGAAAATGGGCGTCGGGAAGCTTGAGATGTATGTGCTCAATCCATCAAAGAATAGCAAAGAGATGCAGCACTTCATGAAGCAGTGGACAGGTAGCGAAAAGGACACTACTTCTATTTTGCTGCCAAATGGAAAAGAATCTGAGTTCCCTGTGTCTTATTTGACTTCTATCTCTTCGCTGATTGTGTGGCACCCTGCAAATCCTTCTGATAAGGTTGTGCGTGTTCTCTTTCCTGGAAATGCTACTCAGCATCACATCTTTGAAGGTTTAGAAAAACTAAAGCACTTGGACTTCTTGAAACAGGCAGTTGTGACACAGAAAATATTGTCTTCTAGTATGCCATCAACGCCGACCCTAAAACAAGCAAAGATGAAACACAGAACAGACAGCAAAGAGAGTCTGAAGTCTACTCCAAAGCCATCACCAAGCAAGAATATAAGAAAGGAATCAAAGGAAGAGGCACCAGAGAAGGCAAAGGCAGAAGCAGAATCAGctcatgaaaaaacacaaaagacagagaaaaaagaaaaagtgccactgaaaaaagaaaaaacaaaggcacATGAGAAAGAATCAAAAGCAAAGCCAGAGCAAACGGGACAAAGTGAAACTCCAGAGAAGaaaaagtctgaaataaaacccaaagctgaaaaggaaaagattaTTAAGAAGGAAACCAAAACGTCTGTGGACAAGAAAAGGGAGATTAAGAGAGAAGTGACAAAGAAAGatgatacacacaaacaagagagtaagaaagatgaaaaagtaaagaaagatGAGGCAAAAAAAGGTATTAAAAAGGATATCAGAAGAGACTCACCcatgaaggagaagaaagaggagaagaaagagcaaaaaaaagatgtcaaaaaGCTCtctaaagacataaaaaagacCAGTGAAGAAAAGAATCTATCACCAAAACCAAAGCCCTTGAAGAAAGACGACACCTCAAAGAAAGATGCAGGAACAccatcaaaattaaaagaaaagggaaagccAAAGGACACTAAAAAGGAGGCAAAGGTGGATAGCAGCAAAGTTGCCGCtagtgctgctgttgttgtagaAGATCCAGAAGCAGAAAGATCTCTGATGTCAACACCAGAGGACCTCACCAAGGACTTTGAGGAGCTCAAAGCTGAGGAGTTGCTGGAGGATGACGCGACAGTGCAACAAAATCAGGAAGAGACTGCGATGATCCACCACGAAGAAATAATACAGACCAAAGAGTCGCCTGAGGCTTTAGAGTCTGTGGATGAGGGTATAACTACAACAGAGGCTGAAGGAGACAgtgaaggagacaggagacagactcCAGATGAACAAATTCTTAAGGGGAAACTCAATGGAAGTGAGAAGTTTGAAGATGAGGGCACTGTAATGGAGGAGACATCTGAGGGAGGAGATTATGAAgaaaaggcagagacagaagaagTGTATGAACCACAAAGAATGGAATCAGAAAAAGATAAACTTACTCCCACTGAAGAAGACATACAGGGTGAAGTCAAACCAGAGGATGGTCCTGAGGACAGTGATGATGTAACCAATAAAAATGTAGAAGATCAGCTCACaagtgaaagacaaacagagaaacagaatcTGTTTCTATCAGCCTCACCCAAAGTGTCCTCACCCGTCACTCCAGCTGCATCTATCCATGACCAAATGCATCCAATTGGCTTTGAGACCTCCACAGCCTCAGATGACGAGAACCGAGATGAAGTCCCTGAGGATTACACTGTCACCTCCGGCTACACTCAGTCCACTATTGAAATCTCCAGTGTGCCTACTCCTATGGATGAGATGTTGACTCCCAGGGACATTATGAGTGATGAAACCACCAATGATGAAACTGAATCTCCTCCACAGGACGGTGACAAGTTTGAGATACCAGCACCTGGGGAGTACGACAGGAAGAAACTATCCCCGCTGCATGGCATGGCAGGATCAGATCACTCTCGGAGTGATGCCACCGAGGGCCAAGACTATACTCACTCGGCTTCCACCATATCTCCACCTTCATCACTGGCAGAAGATAAATTGTGTAAGGACTTTCCCGCT AAGTACAATGCAGACAAATCTAGTCTCAACTTAGCCGACACAACATCACCTCTTATTCGTTCTCCCTCAGTGGACCGCAAGGATACGTTTGATTCGCCAACACTTTTTGCTGCTCCGATAGAACTGTCCACCACACTGGCAGGCTCTACCAGAGCAAGAACAGATTCTTTCATCAGCCCAGATGACAAGACACTGGAAGGAGCCAACTCACCTCAGTCGTCAGGGCACACACCTTACTACCAGTCACCAGTTGATGAAAAAGCAGCAGGTATACCACCTGTGTCAGAAGATGAAGCCCAGGGTCCAATAATTGTGGAAGTCACAAGTGATAAAGAAGATTCCTCCACCAGAGTTACCCCAGAACCTGATGAGCCAATACTAGAAAGCAGTTCCCCTGTAGAGAAGGTAATGTCTCCTCCAAAAAGTCCAACTCCGACTGAACCAGATTCaccaacaaagaaagaaaagtcactCTTTGATGTAGATCATAAGAAAACTGGAGAAAACGGCCACTCACTCTTCACCTCGGCCCCAATAACAAAACATGAATCGGACACCAACCCCTTCACAGCGTTCAAAGAAGAGAGTAAAATGTCAATTTCAGAGGGTACGACATCAGACAAGTCCGGAACCCCTCTGGAGGAAGTGGTAGCAGaagacacattttcacatttagctTCAGCATCAACTGCTTCCCTGGCCACCAGCTCCCTGCCAGAGCCAACCACTGACTCTCCTTCTCTCCATGCCGAGGTAGGCTCTCCTCACTCAACTGAAGTAGATGATtcgttgtctgtctctgtggtacAGACCCCAACCACCTTCCATGAGGCTGAGGGATCTCCATCCAAGGAAGATAGCCCAAGGCCCATGTCTATCTCCCCAGACATCTCACCAAAGTCAAAAAGCAGAACACAGATGCAGGAGGCAAAATCCCCAGAGCACTCTACCATGTCAATAGAGTTTGGCCAGGAGTCTCCTGACCACTCCTTAGCCCTAGACTTCAGTAAGCAATCCCCAGAGCACCCTTCTGCGGGAGGCAGCTCTCGTGCAACAGAGAATGGGCCGACAGAGGTGGACTACAGCCCTTCAGACGGGACAGATTTAAGACCACTTGGAGAGTTTAGCTCCACGGTGGAGAAGCCTTTGCTTTTTGAAGAAACTGATTCTGCTCGTGCTACTTCTGCAACCCCATCAGACGCATCTCAATCCACACCCTCTGTTACAACCCCATGCCAAATGACAGACATGCCACATGTGGCTGAGCAGGCAGATAAATCTCCAGTCACACCCAAGGCATCCTCTCTCACGCACTCTCCACATTCCAGGGAGCCATCCCCTGTTTTAGGAAGTCCTCTAGCTAAAGACGGCACCGGTCCGATTTCGCCTACTGTGGAGAgcattttgaatgaatgtgaCACACAGCAGAGATACGACAAGTCACCCTCACCTCTCAAAGCTACTTCCCCATCATCTTCTTTTGCCTTTACAAAAGAGGAGAAACTTTCTCCAGCAAAGGAGACGAATCCCTTTAAATGTGAAGACTATATGCTTGAGGCAAAATCCCCTGTGAGCCCCAAAGTTCCCTCCCCACCACATCTACCTCTCTCTGCTGATTTGTTTAATTGCAATTCTGCCTGTGGTTCAAGGGACCCAGACTCCACAAAGAGGAGCCCCTCAGCTCCATCCAAGACAGATGTTGACCTCTGCCTAGTCACTTCATGTGAGTACCGACACCCAAAGACAGAACTATCACCATCTTTCATCAACCCGAACCCTCTCGAGTACTTCCTTAGTGAAGAGAATGCTTTGAGTGAGGAGAAGCCTCTGGCCAAGTTAGGTGGAGGACCCCCACCTCCAGGGGGTAAGCTTTTCACCAAGCAATGCGACGAGACCCCACCCACATCTATCAGTGAATCTGCCCCCTCCCAGACAGATTCAGATGTTCCACCAGGGACAGAAGAGTGCCCCTCTATTACAGCAGATGCTAACATTGACTCTGAGGACGACTCTGAGACCCTGCCCACCGACAGAACCCTGACCTACAGGCATGCTGATCCTCCTCCAGTTGCTTTCAGGGACTCTGCTCCATCCTCAGGCCACCATGACGTCTGCATGGTGGACCCAGAGGCCCTGAAAGCTGAAGAAAACCTCCACAATGCTAACACAGATGCAGGAGAAAAGACTAAGAAGAAAAAGCTctcaaaaaaaacatcatcaccAGCCAGGAAAACAGGTCTATCCAAAGTCAAGGACACAAAGACTGCCTCTCCAAAGAAGAGCATCGGGGAGGGGAAAGATGCCAAAAATGCAACCAATACTTCTGCGTCCAGAGGTGTGAAAAGTGCCACATCAGGTAT TGGAAAGGCATCAGGTGGGGCATCTCTGCCCAACTGTCCTCCCATGTACATGGATTTGGTTTACGTTCCCAATCACTGCAGTGCCAAGAATGTGGATGCTGAGTTTTTCAAACGGGTGCGCTCCTCATATTATGTGGTCAGTGGCAATGATCAGACAGCTCAGGAGCCCAACAGGGCTGTCCTTGATGCTCTGCTGGAGGGAAAAGCACAGTGGGGCAACAATATGCAG GTCACTCTGATTCCAACCCATGACACTGATGTGATGAGGGAGTGGTACCAGGAGACCCACGACAAGCAGCAGGAGTTGAACATCATGGTCCTcgccagcagcagcactgtcGTCATGCAAGATGAGTCCTTCCCTGCATGTAAGATAGAGATGTAG